The genomic stretch gGTAGGTATCTTAGATTTTTCCACAGTATGTCCAGGACAGAATAGCCTACTAGATTATCAATGGCTTCTGATACGTGAGGGTAAAACCTTTCacggtagccgggcggtggtggtgcacacctctaacccagcaggaggatctctgtgagtctgaggccagtctggtctactgaccaaattccaggacagtcaggactgtttcaaagagaaactgtctcgaaaaataaaaaacaaacaagaaaatctttcccagtaagaagtgtttatatgtatgcacacTTTGTCTGGATGCTTGTCTGTCAACAgaatcagattccctggaactagagttacagatggttgtgagctgccatgtggaggctgggaattaaatctgtgacctctgaaagagcatccagtgttcttaaacgctccaccatctctccagctaagTGGGAGGAGtatttctgaaacagggtctcatgtagccaaagCTAGCTTCatacttgtaatcctcctgcatcagcctcacAGGTGCtggcacacttttttttttttttttttagtttaaatgaattgtaattgtttttgtttgctttttgttttttgcttttagagacaaggttcctcagtgtagccttggccattttggaactcactctgtaaaccagactggcctggaactcacagaaatcctcctgcctctgcctgagtacGCCAACACTGCCCAGCAGTTTTCCAGAGATGTTTACATGTTAGACAAGCATTTCACCACTGAGATATCCCATGCATGAGAAAGATCACTTTAATTGCTGCTGTTTGCATCAAACCCAAAACTTAGGGCTAGCAAGTAAGGCCTTTCATTATGCAACACGCCTTACCTCCTCTGTCCCTATCGGAGAAAGCCCTGTTTTTCAGCTGAGCTGGTCACATCCAttttccccttcctgtctctgctcctgctgGTCCCTCCATCTGGAAGGGCAGAGGGAAGAATAGTAGTGTGTCTCCATTATTTCCTTCTAGACCAATTCCGAACTCCCACCTCCAACGTCTTCTCAGCACAAACACAAGGACTCCCTACAACGTGTTACGTGCCTCCGCCCACACAGCCGCTTCTCTTCTTCACAGTGCCGTAGCAACCACACACAACACTGAGTACCTATGCTTTAGAGATGGGACAGGATCCCAGAAGACAAGAACTAAAGGGCCAGGGCCTAACTTAATGCTATCCCAATCCCTATACTCTATCCctccttcttctgtctctctgCAATCCCCTACCTCCAAACCTAACATAAAGGCTAAATTTGGGCATAAAAAGACAACACAGTTTGTAGTTTTGGTTCCAGACATTCTTTCAGTTCATTTCCataaaaacataatataaaagGCAATGCCGCCATTGCCCCTCCTGGGGGTGTTCCGTCAAGTTGGTCTCAGCTGCTCCAGTGATTCATAGCTCATCATGAGATCTCTGCAGGGCATGGTCACAAAGATCTGCAAACAGCACGTAACAGTTTAAAGGGAACGGCTGCTCTCCCACACATACCCCTTCCAAGAGAACACCCCAAGCCAAACCGACACCCACCACCATTCTTCAAAGAACATgtttacaaatgacaaatggcccccgctgctctctctcctctgtctaaGGCAATGGAGACACAGATTCTGAAAGCTGAGAGGTAGAGAgcagagagagctgactccaaTCCCGAGGGCGTGGGAAGCCAGCTGTGGGGCATCAATCGGAGGTGTGTGGGCACACTCTCCTGTGTGTGGGTGGGGCCGTGAGCACAGGCAGCAAAGGGGAGAGGCTTACCTGTTCGCTTACTGCAAAGTCTGTCTTTAACGTTGTCAGACTCTCgggaaaagaactcaagaagttcaTCTTCATACTCCTCCACGATGCTCTCACACTGTTAACCCAAGGGCGAGAGGTGACATGGAGGGCAAAGACACTCACCCAACTCTCCACTTGgtgttttttggggggatttttgCAGGCAAGGTGTtactagctggcctggaactcactatgttgaccaggctaccctcaaactcatggtgatcttcctacctcagcaccttaagtgctggaattacagacatgcaaCACCACACCCGCCTCTACCCTCCAACTTCTGCCAGCTACTCACCGCAAACTTGAGGGTGCCGCTGATATCTGCATCGATTCGGATGCCCTGTAAGTCTAGCTCACTGGACTCTCCATTCCGGCTCACAACACGGACGTAGTTCTTGCGGTGGGTGGAAGGATCAATCTGTTCCCCATACTCCTTCATGCGGTCACACACTTCCTCGAGCAACTCTGTGAGGTGAGCCTCTGAGCGGGCATAAGGTACCTGGAAACGCACTCAGCCTTTGGTCACTCCCTTTTACAAACTTACTTTCCCTTTTAAATCTAGCTCAAAcaactcattaaaaaataaataaataaatcttccctAACAGTCAATAGTTTCTGTCTGCCTGTCCTCCTTCctttcacacatgtatattttTGTTGGTCTTCTGGAACAGGGCCTCACCCCGTGGCgttgactggccttgaactcacagagatccaccggcatCTGTCCCCAAGAACTGGGagtaaaggagtgtgctaccactcTGGGCAAATGTACAATATTATTTTAGCTGATTATAAAATCCCAAGGAATAACACAGGTACCATTAACTCTAAATTTTAGGCAAAAACCACTTTGATTAACTGCAATCAGTTATGCTGTTTTCCTGTAACTTCCTCAGTTCTGGGGACACAGGTAGCAGACTTCTTtctgttcaaggccaacctgttctacatgGTTGAGTCCCAGAACAGGCAGAGCTGCAAAGACAGACCTggcctgaaaaaataaaaaataaacaagcaaacaaaaactgaagagGTGGTATAGGTTCTGATAATAGCACACCAACACCCTTTCCAAGACTGTTTCCttttaggggctagagaaatggctcagtgggtaagagcactggctgctcttccagaggacctgggttcagttcccagcacccacttgacagctcaaaactgtctgtaactcctgggGATCCGACACCCCCAaacagatatgcaggcaaaataccaaagtaaaaataaattattttaaaaaagaatatttccttGTATATTACTTAGTAGGTATAactttgtgtatgtatgtcttttttttttttttaatgtttattggtgtttttcctgcatgtgtatctgtgtgaaggtgtcagatcccctgaagctggagttacagacagtgccgagctgccatgtgggtactgggaactaaacctaggtcctctagaagagcagccagtgctcttaaccactgaaccatctcttcagcccatgtatgtatgtatgtcttatGTTTCCAACTAATAAATTTCTTGAATacaaatactttctttaaaaagatttttattttatgtatatgagtgtttgcttgcatttATGCATACCTAGTGCTCACAGACatcagaggaggatgtcagattTTTAGAATGAGTTATGAGTCACTACGTGGGTGCTGGTATCTGAACCGAGCACCAAACAACAGCaagtgcttctaaccactgaaccatctctttagctccaAGGAAGACTCTGAGAACATGTAAGGGTTACAGGTGAGTACTGCGTGCAGGGTTTATGGGGTGCTAAGGACTGAACCCAAGAGTCTGTGCGTGCTAGCGTAGCACACTCTCATCTGAACTGCACTCCCAGCTGGAAAAgaccttttattcttttataaatagATGTATGTATCTATACTGCTTTAGTGAAACAAGAGTCATTATGGatgagggtgtggagaaagggactGGTCAAGGCTAACTCCTACAGCAGAAATAATGAACTGAGGTTTGGGGCCAGGAGGTACATAGGTTATGAGCTTCCAGCCTCTCCCAATAAGCCCAACTGTTCTGTTGTCTGTCTGTGAGGCAGAGTttcaagtagtccaggctggccttgaactcctgaccatcctgtctctacctcccagtaCTACGACTACAGTCACTCAATACCGTATCAATCTTTCAGACACAGAATGTTCTGGTTGGctgtttttttggtttcttttctctttgaagacAGTATCTAATTCTGtggtccagactggcctgggactcagggagatccttctgcttcagcctctgagtGTTGGCTTATTACAGGTTATAAGCCGCCTGCTTTCTTCACTTCTGAACTAAACCAAGTTCCGAGTCGTAGCCTCGGTGAGCTACTTTATCTGGGAATAGTTAAGTTACCTCTACAACTGACTGGCTGCCGTCTGGATTGATCCGGAAGGATCCCATCTGAATGGTCTTCTTGGGGTCCACCCGGGCAATTTCCCACTCTAATTCATCCACCAGAGCCCTGCAAGCTGGTGCCAGGGAAGAGAACaggggtggggatgaggagaATGGGCTCGACCCAGGGACTTCTATCCATCCTTGTCCGGACACCTCCCAAAGGTCGGCTTCCTCCCGCTTCTCCTTGTCTTTGTGCCTTTACCTCCACAGTGTAGATCCTGGCTCCTTCGAGCCCAAGCAGTTCCCAGCAGGACCCCCGAAAGTAGGACCAGCCAACCCCAGCCTTTCATCTTTAGCGTAATGGGGTCGCTCCACCTGGATTCATGTGAAAATAAAGCACAGGTGTGAGGAGACAGCTCCATTTCCCCCCTGCCTGCCACCCTCCATCCCAAGGCCTTCAGAGGTTCTACTGTCCAGGAAAAAGGCAAACACACACCCGCGGGGCTGGAGTtccctgggggtgggagggtgggggaatGGGAAGTGAGAACTCAGTTCCAGAAACTCCTCCACAGGTGACGGCCTGGTTACAGATATTTCAGCACTGGACGCTGAGGGCTATGCAGTAGCTATCGGATGGAGATTATCAATCGTGCGAGGACGACTGGCAGAAAGGGGCTGCCAAGAAGGGAGGCCAGCGAGAACACTCCATAACTAGGGCCCATGCGGACCTAGCACCAAGGGTTCCAGAATCCCCATTTCCACTATGTAAGTAGTTCCCGTGCAGACCGGTCCCTTTTCAAAGGACTCCGCCATTGCTGTCGCTCAGGTCCATCCCCAACCTCAATGTGCCCACAGCCTCAGACGCTCGCATCTGTCCCACCTCTGCTCCCACGGCCGCCGCCGTGGCTCAGGAAAGCCGCCGGACTCTCACTTTTTGTGGCTCCCAGCCCTAGCAGCTGTCTGGGAGGAGCGAGGCTGTCCCGGTTTCTCCAGAGCGATCCAGCGCCCGCCAGGTTCAGGGTGGCCAGGGACTGCCTGGCCCAGCGGTCCGTACCGAACTAGGGACCTAGGCAGAGATCGGAGGGTGCCATGCGAGCCCCCACGGGAAACTGATCCTAAACCCGCCTCTCCAAACTCTCGCGCGAACAGGCAGCTGAGGAGCGCCTCAGAGGCAGCGAGGACCCCTTGGAAGGTTTAAGGACCCAGACTTGCGTGGCGAATCCGTTCACGTGACCACCCAAAGAACAAAGGTAGCCTAGCCGAAGGTGAGCACCGAGTGGTGCCTGGGAATAATGCATCAGTCCAGGCGGGCTAGGACTTCCAAGTAGATGCAATTAGTGAAAGCGAGACCTAGGTTTCACTACACAAAGAGTTTATCACAAaggaaactacatttcccaggaagcACTGCGAAATCAAGCTTTGACAGTAGCTACAGGTCTTTTTGTccggtttcttttttttttttttttttttaaaactagttgTTAGATTCCTCTTGTGCCATATTAATAAATTATCGTGATTAGGTATGTGTAGGGAAAATTACTTTTGGTACTATCTGCCTTTTCATGCGTTCTTGGAGAGTCCTGTAAGTTATCCTCTGAGGATAGGGACGGGACTGCTAAGTTAAGTTTATTTAATATTAGCTCTCAGGCTGTGAATTTCCTAGGACGATTTCCCTGAACTCCCAGCACCTCGCTGATACTATTATAGGTTcttggaggcagggtcttgctgtgcAGCTCAGGATGACCTTAACTCCCCGTCCCGGACTAGTCACAACTGTTAGGGTTACAGGCAGACACCAAGCCTGGCTCCACAGGTCTTAAGAAACTGGATTTGTGATCTTCTGTCTTTAGGGTGCTAGGTAACTACAGCAAAGACCGAACGCTGTCCAGGGGAATTTAcattcttcctgtttccacccaTTTCAGACTCCAGACGCCAACCTTCATTTCTAAGTGTGAATCTGAACACAATTTGTCTTTGTTCGGTGAATAATGAATAAAACAGAGGGGAGGGCAGAAGCCAAAGAACTGCACCAGCAGTTTTCtaatgagataaaaatatttttattttataaaaacatgctgttttaagcaaattttcttaaaaaataaaacaaaactcaagatAGAATGTATGGAAGACAGATACTTGTCAGCTCAGCTTCCTCCACACTGgtttgattggcccattaggatTCCACACGCTGGTCCGTCCAGCCATCATCGCCATCATCTGTCAGGCAGCGGGAGGCTTGCACTGTCTGGATCTTTTGTACTGGCACCGTCCAGGACTTCAGTTCTCTAGCTGGGGACTCAGTTCTGAGTctaggagctttttttttttttttttaaagatttatttattatgtatccagtgttctgcctgcatgtatgcctgcacaccagaagagggcaccagattgattgctgggacttgaactcaggacctctggaagagcagccagtgcccttaacctctgagccacatcTTCAGTCCTATTCTAGGAGCTTTTTGTTCAGATATCAATAATCCAGGATATTTATTAAGAATACCAAGTATTGCTGGGCAgtgtggtacaggcctttaatcccagcattgggaggcagaggcaggcggatctctgtgagttcgaggccagcctggtctacaaagttgagttccagggcaggctccaatgctacagagaaaccctgtctcgaaaaaaacaaacaaaacaaaaaagaataccaAGTATTTTCCCCTGGGTCAGTTTAGGCTTTGCAGAGGATAAGGAGGGACTCTGGCTTCCAAACCGACTGCGACAGTTTTGCTGCTTTCCAGTTCTGTGAACAGCACCATCTGCAGGCCCTGAGCAGATCCAGTTCCGGAGTGGAGAGGCCGCCTCTCAGGCAAGGGCAGGTCACAGTGCCAACACTGAGGGGAAGACAGCTGTATCtgtcaggagacagaagcagtgaGACAAAGGGTGAGCAGAGACAGCAGAGACACTTCCTGTGAAGACAGGACACGAGGAAGAGGAGGGCACGGCATGGCTCTTCCTCAGATATTTTAGGCTGGGCAAGCAGCTTTAGACTAatggataatttaaaaaataaagtccaagccaggcatatgcctttaatcctagcacttgggaggcagaggcagaggcaggcagatctctgagttcaaggccagcctggtctacagagcaagttccagaacatccaagattacaggagaaaccctgtcccccaagaaacaaacaaataaataaaaataaaaaaaataaagtccatCTCACTGACTGGTAGAAAATGAGGTGATCTGTAAACCGTCAGCTGCTTCATGAGTAGAAGGTAGGAGTACATGCCACCAAAACCCGCCCACCCCAGCTTCCCTGGTCTCAACCCAGCCTTACTCTTGGGACTTGTCTGGCTTTCAGGCTCAGGCACCTTCCAGTCCATCTTCCGGCCCTTCTCATAAAGCCCCTTGAGCACCTTGTGGAAGGACTCGGGTTCAGTGCCATTCTTGCTCAGCTCCAGGTACTTCCGGTAGAGTTGAAGTGCTGTGCGGGCATCCTCAATGCTGTCATGGGTCTCACCTTGAATCTTCAGGTCTGCATAAATACAGTGCTTAGGGACCTCACAAAAGAAAAGGCACCCCATTTCTGACACTCAGAAAACTCCCCTACAAGTTCCCCTAATCCCATGCAGATTCCCAGTctcccagaaaacattttttttttttttttttttttttttttttggtttttcaagacagggcttctctgtagctttagagcctgtcctggaactagttcttgtagaccaggttggcctcgaactcacagagctccgcttgcctctgcctcccgagtgtttttcaattttttagaattattttatgtgtaccgaatgtttgcctgcatgtatttatgtacagGTGTGCGGGTGTGCATGGtgaccatggaggtcagaagagggctccagattccctggaactggagttatagatggttctgagccaccatgtgagtactgggaactgaacctgtaggtcctctgcaagagcaaaaggTGCCTCTTAACCACACAGCCAGCTCTTCAGCCCCAGAAAACATGTTACTGACAGTAGCTGACTGAAACCATTagcagaaaacacattttaattctAAACTGAGAAATCACTAACTGCTCTTCATTCCAAAGTCTCCTGCTCTGTTTCTGCTGgagtttttgcttctgtttttgttgttgtttttttggtttttcaagatggtaacagtcctggctgtcctggaacccactctgtagaccaggctgactcagagatctgcctgcctctgcctctcaagtgctgggtttaaaggcgtgtgccatcactgcctggcaaaacttttttttttctttaatttattttttacatgtgaGTGCTCTGTCTAGAAtacatcagaccccattacagatggctgtaagtcaccatgtggttgctgggaattgaattcaggtcctctgaaagagcagccagtgctcataactgctgagccatctctctagtccttgttgttattttaagacagtatctcctctatggcccaggctggcttcagatttCTATAGCTGAAAGCATTAGTCTCTTTatgcttcctcctttttatttggaCAAGGTCTTCAGTagcctaggctgcccttgaacttattAGATTTAGCTGAGACCAATGCTGaatttgtgtttcttctgtgtctacATCCTGAGTTATGGCTGcaggcaggcatgtgccaccatgtccactgtcatgctaggcaaatactaTCGACTGAGCTCTATACCCTGCCCCCAATGTTCTCTACCATTATCAGTACCACAGGGTATACAAGGTAGAGCAGCTCACCTAGAAAGTACCAAGCGAGAAACCGTAGGGAAATCATTCGCTTTCGGGGCATATGGAACAGGTAGACTGTGTCAAGAACTTGGTCCTTGGGCACCTGGCAGGGATCAAAAGCGCAGAAGACTTAAGATAAATGATCCATACTCTCCCACTcctaatacaaaatatataaaccaAGAAGTCCACCTTCAAAAGTAGCTCCTGCTAGACAGTAgtgttgtacacctttaatcccagcacttgggaggcagaggcagacggatctctgtgagtttgaggccaactgcctagtctacaagagctagttccaggacaggctccaaagctacagaaaacccctgcctcaaaaaaaccaaaaaataaaaaagtaactccTAAGTCAGCAAGATAGTTCAGCCGGTAAAGgcattgccaccaagcc from Chionomys nivalis chromosome 25, mChiNiv1.1, whole genome shotgun sequence encodes the following:
- the Cnpy2 gene encoding protein canopy homolog 2 → MKGWGWLVLLSGVLLGTAWARRSQDLHCGACRALVDELEWEIARVDPKKTIQMGSFRINPDGSQSVVEVPYARSEAHLTELLEEVCDRMKEYGEQIDPSTHRKNYVRVVSRNGESSELDLQGIRIDADISGTLKFACESIVEEYEDELLEFFSRESDNVKDRLCSKRTDLCDHALQRSHDEL